The following are from one region of the Cynocephalus volans isolate mCynVol1 chromosome 17, mCynVol1.pri, whole genome shotgun sequence genome:
- the LOC134365519 gene encoding histone H1.8-like, with product MDPGNASTALTSTAAGSSGSSGSEKPGLGPRRHLPVLRMVLEALRAGEQQQGTSVAAIKLYVLHKYPTVDTGRFRHLLKQALASGVHQGLLVRSANSKARGATVSFKLVPKHKRAIQSRKKPTPMAPRRAGEAKEKAPKKPRAAEAHGKTKAGSKSSKPTASKVKNGAASPTKKKMGAQALAPKGAAALGAEEGPKARGAAPAKGSEAKVAPAQLARKTEAPKGWRRPGLPTKALSSKVSSKKAKAEI from the coding sequence ATGGATCCCGGCAATGCCTCAACCGCCCTGACCTCCACGGCGGCAGGGTCCTCTGGGTCCTCCGGGTCTGAAAAGCCAGGCCTGGGGCCGCGGCGCCACCTGCCGGTGCTGCGCATGGTGCTGGAGGCACTGCGCGCAGGGGAGCAGCAACAGGGCACGTCGGTGGCCGCCATCAAGCTCTACGTGCTGCACAAGTACCCAACAGTGGACACTGGCCGCTTCAGGCACCTGCTCAAGCAGGCGCTGGCCTCCGGCGTGCACCAGGGCCTCCTCGTCAGGTCCGCCAACTCCAAGGCCAGGGGCGCCACTGTCAGCTTCAAGTTAGTTCCCAAACACAAGAGGGCAATCCAGTCCAGGAAGAAGCCTACCCCGATGGCCCCCAGGAGAGCCGGTGAGGCCAAagagaaggctcccaagaaaccAAGAGCTGCTGAGGCCCACGGGAAAACCAAGGCTGGCAGCAAGAGTTCAAAGCCCACAGCCAGCAAGGTCAAGAATGGTGCTGCTTCCCCAACCAAAAAGAAGATgggggcccaggccctggccccTAAAGGGGCAGCTGCCCTGGGGGCCGAGGAGGGGCCAAAAGCCAGGGGAGCTGCTCCTGCTAAGGGCAGTGAGGCCAAGGTGGCGCCTGCACAGCTGGCCAGGAAGACAGAGGCCCCCAAGGGCTGGAGAAGGCCTGGGCTGCCCACGAAGGCCTTGTCATCCAAGGTGTCCAGCAAGAAGGCCAAAGCTGAGATCTAG